The Pseudomonas eucalypticola genome has a window encoding:
- a CDS encoding XylR family transcriptional regulator, whose amino-acid sequence MKSLPPAHRIALLFNGSKVYDRGVIAGIGNYLSSTRVAWDLFLEEDFLCRLKGIERWQGDGIIADFDDPLIGEALAGISMPVVAVGGSYEDPRAYPRHIPYVATDNAALVKMAYDHLIEAGLNRFACFSLPPAQANRWAQEREKAFLHLMRRDGLQGEVYRGLGTSAPLWDSAVEQQIAWLHSLPKPIGIIAVTDARARQLLQACLTAGIAVPDQVALIGIDNDPLTRTLTRVPLSSVIQGTEAMGRTAAHLLHQMLHGKPGAGVQILIPPDAVNVQASSLHQPMGDPYVMQALHFIRQYACQGIKTAQVAAYVGVSRSSLESHFRKARGCTVHDEILRFKLGAAASQLAPGGVAIAEVAGRCGFKSAQYLHTVFRREFGCTPGEYQRARS is encoded by the coding sequence ATGAAAAGCCTACCCCCTGCCCACCGCATCGCCCTGTTGTTCAACGGCAGCAAGGTCTACGACCGAGGTGTCATCGCCGGTATCGGCAACTACCTGAGCAGCACGCGCGTGGCGTGGGACCTGTTTCTGGAGGAGGATTTCCTGTGCCGGCTCAAGGGCATCGAGCGCTGGCAAGGCGACGGCATCATTGCCGACTTCGATGACCCACTGATCGGCGAGGCCCTGGCGGGGATCTCGATGCCGGTGGTGGCGGTGGGCGGCTCCTATGAAGACCCACGCGCCTACCCCCGGCACATCCCCTACGTGGCCACCGACAACGCCGCTCTGGTGAAAATGGCCTATGACCACCTGATCGAAGCCGGCCTGAACCGTTTTGCCTGCTTCAGCCTGCCACCCGCCCAAGCCAACCGCTGGGCCCAGGAGCGGGAAAAGGCTTTTCTGCACCTGATGCGCCGCGACGGCCTGCAGGGCGAGGTCTACCGGGGCTTGGGCACCAGCGCACCGCTGTGGGACAGCGCGGTCGAGCAGCAGATCGCCTGGCTGCACAGCCTGCCCAAACCCATCGGCATTATTGCCGTCACCGACGCCCGCGCCCGGCAACTGCTGCAGGCCTGCCTGACCGCCGGTATCGCCGTGCCGGATCAGGTGGCCTTGATCGGCATCGACAACGACCCGCTCACCCGCACCCTCACGAGGGTGCCGCTCAGTTCGGTGATCCAGGGCACCGAAGCCATGGGCCGCACTGCTGCGCACCTGCTGCACCAGATGCTGCATGGCAAACCCGGCGCCGGTGTGCAGATCCTGATACCGCCCGACGCCGTCAACGTGCAAGCCTCCAGCCTGCATCAGCCCATGGGCGACCCCTACGTGATGCAGGCGCTGCACTTCATTCGCCAGTATGCATGCCAGGGCATCAAGACCGCCCAGGTGGCAGCGTACGTGGGGGTTTCCCGGTCATCATTGGAATCGCACTTCCGCAAGGCCCGGGGCTGCACCGTGCATGACGAGATCCTGCGCTTCAAGCTGGGCGCCGCGGCCAGCCAACTGGCACCGGGTGGCGTGGCGATCGCGGAAGTGGCGGGGCGCTGCGGGTTCAAATCGGCGCAGTACCTGCACACGGTGTTCCGGCGCGAATTCGGCTGCACCCCGGGTGAATATCAACGCGCCAGGTCGTAG
- a CDS encoding ABC transporter ATP-binding protein has product MTDNLIEIRQLTVAFGDREVVHGIDLDIRRGECLALVGESGSGKSVTAHSILRLLPGNTVHTTGSIRFNGQELVGTTEKQLRALRGNRIAMIFQEPMTSLNPLHSVEKQIGEVLAVHKGLGGKAARARVLELLELVGITEPAKRLKAYPHQLSGGQRQRIMIAMALANEPDLLIADEPTTALDVTVQQKILELLRSLQARLGMSLLLISHDLNLVRQIAQRVCVMRGGEIVEQAECEALFQHPRHPYSRLLIEAEPDGRPVPVMFDQYLLSVDDVRVWFPLPKPLFQKERDYIKAVDGVSFNLLKGKTLGIVGESGSGKSTLGQAILRLVDCKGSIRLGNKELTLHNQRLMRPLRRQMQIVFQDPFAALSPRMSVQHIIAEGLHTHGIGTPAEQEAAVVRVLGEVGLDPATRHRYPHEFSGGQRQRIAIARALVLEPALILLDEPTSALDRTVQKQIIELLRSLQLRHGLTYLFISHDLAVVQALAHDLMVIRHGRVVEQGPARRVFADPQHPYTQDLLKASGLMSGAARARSAATPVP; this is encoded by the coding sequence ATGACCGACAACCTGATTGAAATCCGCCAACTGACCGTGGCCTTCGGCGACCGCGAAGTGGTGCACGGCATCGACCTGGACATCCGCCGCGGCGAATGCCTGGCGCTGGTGGGCGAGTCCGGCTCGGGCAAGTCGGTGACGGCGCACTCGATCCTGCGCCTGCTGCCCGGCAATACCGTGCACACCACCGGCAGCATCCGCTTCAACGGCCAGGAGCTGGTGGGGACGACCGAGAAACAGCTGCGTGCGCTGCGTGGCAACCGCATCGCCATGATCTTCCAGGAGCCCATGACCTCGCTGAACCCGCTGCACAGCGTGGAAAAGCAGATTGGCGAAGTGCTGGCCGTGCACAAGGGCCTGGGCGGCAAGGCGGCGCGGGCACGGGTGCTGGAGTTGCTGGAACTGGTGGGCATCACCGAGCCGGCCAAGCGCCTCAAGGCCTACCCGCACCAGCTGTCCGGCGGCCAGCGCCAGCGCATTATGATCGCCATGGCCTTGGCCAACGAGCCGGACCTGCTGATCGCCGACGAGCCTACCACCGCCCTGGACGTGACAGTCCAGCAGAAGATCCTGGAACTGCTGCGCTCGCTACAGGCACGGTTGGGCATGTCACTGCTGCTGATCAGCCACGACCTCAACCTGGTGCGGCAGATCGCCCAGCGGGTGTGCGTGATGCGCGGCGGCGAGATCGTCGAGCAGGCCGAGTGCGAGGCGCTGTTCCAGCACCCCCGCCACCCCTACAGCCGCCTACTGATCGAAGCCGAGCCCGATGGCCGCCCGGTGCCGGTGATGTTTGACCAGTACCTGCTCTCGGTGGACGACGTGCGGGTGTGGTTTCCCTTGCCCAAGCCGTTGTTCCAGAAAGAACGCGACTACATCAAGGCCGTGGATGGAGTCAGTTTCAACCTGCTCAAGGGCAAGACGCTGGGCATTGTCGGCGAGTCGGGCTCGGGCAAATCCACCCTGGGCCAGGCCATCCTGCGGCTGGTGGACTGCAAGGGCAGCATCCGCCTGGGCAACAAGGAGCTGACCCTGCACAACCAACGCCTGATGCGCCCGCTGCGCCGGCAGATGCAGATCGTCTTCCAGGACCCGTTCGCGGCCCTCAGCCCGCGCATGTCGGTACAGCACATCATCGCCGAAGGCCTGCACACCCACGGCATTGGCACCCCGGCCGAACAGGAAGCCGCCGTGGTGCGCGTGCTCGGCGAGGTGGGCCTGGACCCCGCCACCCGCCACCGCTACCCCCATGAGTTTTCCGGGGGCCAGCGCCAGCGCATCGCCATCGCCCGCGCCCTGGTGCTGGAGCCGGCGCTGATCCTGCTGGACGAACCCACCTCCGCCCTGGACCGCACCGTACAGAAGCAGATCATCGAACTGCTGCGCAGCCTGCAACTGCGCCATGGCCTGACCTACCTGTTCATCAGCCACGACTTGGCCGTGGTCCAGGCCCTGGCCCACGACCTGATGGTCATCCGCCATGGCCGGGTGGTGGAACAGGGCCCGGCCCGGCGCGTATTCGCCGACCCGCAGCATCCCTATACTCAGGACCTGTTGAAAGCGTCGGGGTTGATGTCGGGGGCTGCCCGCGCAAGATCTGCCGCTACGCCGGTGCCATGA